Proteins from one Telopea speciosissima isolate NSW1024214 ecotype Mountain lineage chromosome 1, Tspe_v1, whole genome shotgun sequence genomic window:
- the LOC122665265 gene encoding monocopper oxidase-like protein SKU5, producing MASIGVFQYFMIYIAPFLSLCFAADPFVSYDWTVSYITASPLGVEQQVIAINGKFPGPIVNVTTNNNVAVNVLNRLGEDILYTWNGIQHRRNSWQDGVLGTNCAIPKDYNWTYQFQVKDQIGSFFYFPSLNLQRAAGGYGGIIVNNRDIIPIPFATPDGDITIFIGDWYNRNHTDLRNTLDAGKSLGMPDGVLINGKGPYRYNTTLVPDGIEYETIEVQPGKTYRLRVHNVGISTSLNFRIQNHNLLLAETEGSYTTQQNYTSLDIHVGQSYSFLVTMSQNASTDYYIVASARFVNESLWQRVTGVAILHYTNSKGKASGPLPDPPNDVYDKTYSMNQARSIRWNVSASGARPNPQGSFRYGSINVTDSYLLKNKPPVMINGKRQATLSGISYVNPTTPIRLADDYNLKGVYKLDFPKTPLTGAPKMESSVINGTYRGFMEVILQNNDTTVQSFHLDGYAFFVVGMDYGEWTESNRGSYNKWDAVARSTVQVFPGAWTAILVSLDNVGVWNLRTQNLDSWYLGQETYVRIVNPEANNKTELPRPENAFYCGQLSYLMK from the exons atgGCTTCAATTGGGGTTTTCCAGTATTTCATGATCTACATTGCTCCGTTTCTGAGCCTCTGTTTCGCCGCAGATCCCTTTGTTTCTTACGACTGGACGGTTTCTTACATTACGGCTTCACCACTGGGTGTTGAGCAGCAG GTGATTGCGATTAACGGGAAGTTTCCGGGTCCTATTGTTAACGTGACTACCAATAACAATGTTGCTGTTAATGTGCTTAATAGATTGGGCGAAGATATCCTCTATACTTG GAATGGCATCCAACACCGTCGTAATTCCTGGCAAGATGGTGTTCTCGGCACCAATTGTGCTATCCCCAAGGATTATAATTGGACTTATCAGTTTCAGGTTAAGGATCAGATCGGGAGCTTCTTCTACTTCCCTTCTCTCAATCTTCAGAGAGCAGCGGGCGGTTATGGTGGTATCATTGTAAATAACCGGGATATAATTCCCATTCCATTCGCCACTCCTGATGGGGATATCACCATCTTCATTGGTGACTGGTACAACCGAAATCATACG GATCTGAGGAACACCCTTGATGCCGGGAAGAGCCTTGGCATGCCGGATGGAGTTCTCATAAACGGGAAGGGTCCTTACAGATACAACACCACGCTTGTTCCGGATGGCATTGAATATGAAACTATTGAAGTCCAGCCAG GGAAAACTTACCGTCTTCGCGTCCATAATGTTGGAATCTCGACTAGTTTGAACTTCAGGATCCAGAATCATAACCTGCTTCTTGCAGAGACAGAGGGATCATACACAACGCAACAAAACTATACTAGCCTAGATATTCATGTCGGACAGTCTTATTCTTTCTTGGTTACCATGAGTCAGAATGCAAGTACAGATTACTACATTGTGGCAAGTGCTAGGTTTGTGAATGAGTCTCTTTGGCAAAGAGTCACAGGTGTTGCCATCTTGCACTATACAAATTCCAAGGGTAAAGCCAGTGGTCCTCTCCCTGACCCACCAAATGATGTTTATGACAAGACCTATTCAATGAACCAGGCAAGATCCATCAG GTGGAATGTTTCTGCTAGTGGTGCACGTCCTAATCCCCAAGGATCTTTTAGATATGGTTCGATAAATGTGACTGATTCATATTTGCTGAAGAACAAACCACCTGTGATGATTAATGGAAAACGCCAGGCAACACTAAGCGGGATCTCATATGTTAATCCCACTACACCAATCAGGCTTGCTGATGATTACAATTTGAAGGGAGTATACAAACTTGATTTCCCCAAAACGCCTCTTACTGGAGCACCCAAGATGGAATCATCTGTAATTAATGGTACATATAGGGGATTTATGGAAGTAATATTACAAAACAATGACACAACAGTACAGAGCTTTCACTTGGATGGTTATGCATTTTTTGTGGTTGG GATGGATTATGGAGAGTGGACAGAGAGCAACAGGGGTTCATACAATAAATGGGATGCAGTTGCTCGGTCCACAGTACAG GTTTTCCCGGGGGCATGGACAGCTATTTTAGTCTCGCTTGATAATGTTGGGGTTTGGAACCTGAGAACACAAAACCTCGACTCGTGGTATCTTGGCCAAGAAACTTATGTCCGTATTGTTAATCCAGAGGCCAACAACAAGACTGAGTTGCCCAGGCCGGAAAATGCCTTTTATTGTGGTCAACTATCGTATTTGATGAAGTAG
- the LOC122665272 gene encoding protein GRAVITROPIC IN THE LIGHT 1-like gives MPEMDGSVKPPQISKMFQKFALAFKTKTIEFFAEEDEDDDADTLSLLDSAEEIITGQRVVVLKPDHLPKPTPPTQPQQPPPRPQPQLQQQQEHQQLVQLSSNGNLQNKTFQTLIPSLFVTISSFEASYLQFQTAHAPFDADNIEAADRAAVSHLQKLSELKQSYRHFCKHPTTLNPPGFPIISPLEAQVEENQSLLRSLELVVHRLQSDIDLKDAEVYTLKQKLRKTEKSNLRLSKMLSNSNSNSKTKPNSWLSSSFLPASPEVMLSVGVFDSVLQDACRSSHSLTKLLIDLMNKAGWDLDLAANSLYPDVKYSKRSHNRYAFLSYVCLLMFRGFDLEGFGLAGDEVQCNGSELSSVRRKKSLRQFVEHGTGDAMELLSRDPSSDFATFCDKKYQQLVHPTMESSLFRNLEENEVVLDSWRSSSVFYESFVTMASSIWMLHKLAFAFDPVVEIFQVERGVDFSMVYMENVTRKALSPGKTRPKVGFTVIPGFWIGKTAIQCQVYLTGMKCAEQVFPDFPV, from the coding sequence atgCCGGAGATGGATGGATCAGTGAAACCTCCCCAAATCTCCAAAATGTTCCAGAAATTCGCACTGGCTTTCAAGACTAAAACCATCGAATTCTTcgcagaagaagatgaagacgaCGATGCCGACACCCTTTCCCTTCTCGACTCCGCCGAAGAAATCATCACTGGCCAAAGAGTCGTCGTCCTTAAACCCGATCACCTCCCCAAACCAACCCCACCTACCCAACCTCAACAACCGCCACCCCGACCACAACCACAACTACAACAACAGCAGGAACATCAGCAATTAGTTCAGCTAAGTTCCAACGGAAATCTCCAGAACAAAAccttccaaaccctaatcccctcccTGTTCGTCACCATTTCCTCTTTCGAGGCTTCCTACCTGCAATTCCAGACAGCCCACGCCCCCTTCGATGCCGACAACATCGAGGCTGCCGATAGAGCTGCCGTCTCACACCTCCAGAAGCTATCCGAACTGAAACAATCTTACAGACACTTCTGCAAGCACCCAACTACCCTCAATCCCCCTGGATTCCCTATCATTTCTCCTCTGGAAGCTCAGGTGGAGGAGAATCAGAGCTTGCTCCGTAGTCTCGAGCTGGTCGTCCACAGGTTGCAGTCCGATATCGATCTTAAAGACGCCGAGGTTTACACATTGAAGCAAAAGTTACGGAAGACTGAAAAATCCAATTTGAGATTGTCCAAGATGTTGTCTAATTCTAATTCTAATTCGAAAACGAAACCCAATTCTTGGCTGTCCTCGTCTTTTCTTCCTGCTTCTCCTGAGGTCATGCTGTCCGTTGGAGTCTTCGATTCGGTGTTGCAGGACGCTTGCAGATCCTCACATAGTTTAACCAAGCtcttgattgatttgatgaacAAAGCTGGGTGGGATTTGGATTTGGCCGCAAATTCTCTATATCCAGATGTCAAGTACAGCAAGAGAAGCCACAACCGGTACGCTTTCCTCTCCTATGTCTGTTTGTTGATGTTCCGAGGTTTCGATTTGGAGGGTTTTGGTTTGGCAGGGGATGAGGTTCAATGCAACGGCTCTGAATTGTCGAGCGTTCGGCGGAAGAAGTCTCTTCGGCAATTCGTCGAGCATGGAACAGGAGATGCGATGGAGCTTCTGAGTAGGGACCCTAGCAGCGATTTTGCAACATTTTGTGACAAGAAGTACCAACAACTTGTCCACCCCACGATGGAATCCTCCCTCTTCAGAAACTTGGAGGAGAACGAAGTGGTGTTGGATTCCTGGAGGTCATCCTCTGTTTTCTATGAATCGTTTGTGACCATGGCTAGCTCAATATGGATGCTTCATAAATTAGCCTTTGCGTTCGATCCCGTTGTTGAGATTTTTCAGGTGGAGAGAGGGGTTGATTTCTCGATGGTTTATATGGAGAATGTCACGAGGAAAGCACTGTCTCCTGGTAAAACTCGACCCAAGGTGGGATTCACAGTTATCCCAGGCTTCTGGATTGGGAAAACTGCCATCCAGTGTCAGGTGTACCTAACTGGCATGAAATGTGCAGAGCAAGTGTTTCCTGATTTTCCAGTGTGA
- the LOC122665290 gene encoding axial regulator YABBY 1-like: MSSSSSTFTLDHLSPSEQLCYVHCNFCDTVLAVSVPCSSLFKTVTVRCGHCTNLLSVNMRGLLLPDANQIHLGHTFFSPSHQNLLEEIPSPQPNQLLIDQTNNQTDPVVSVRGVADELPRPPVVNRPPEKRQRVPSAYNRFIKDEIQRIKAGNPDITHREAFSAAAKNWAHFPHIHFGLLPDQTVKKTNVRQQEGEEVLMKDGFFSSTNVGVSPY, translated from the exons atgtCGTCATCCTCTTCAACCTTTACACTGGACCACCTCTCTCCCTCCGAGCAGCTCTGTTACGTCCATTGCAACTTCTGCGACACCGTCCTCGCG GTGAGCGTTCCTTGCAGCAGCTTGTTCAAGACAGTTACCGTCCGATGTGGTCACTGCACCAACCTGCTTTCCGTCAACATGCGTGGTTTACTCCTCCCTGATGCAAATCAGATTCATCTCGGACAtactttcttctctccttctcatcaAAATCTTCTg GAAGAGATCCCAAGTCCACAACCAAACCAGCTGCTGATTGATCAAACTAATAACCAAACTGACCCTGTAGTCTCGGTTCGTGGAGTAGCAGATGAGCTCCCTCGACCTCCAGTTGTTAATAGAC CTCCGGAGAAGCGACAGAGAGTCCCATCAGCCTACAACCGATTCATCAA GGACGAGATCCAACGCATCAAGGCCGGAAATCCCGATATAACCCACAGAGAAGCCTTCAGTGCAGCTGCAAAGAAC TGGGCCCACTTCCCACACATCCATTTTGGTCTCTTGCCTGATCAGACTGTGAAGAAGACTAACGTGCGCCAACAG GAAGGAGAGGAGGTTCTCATGAAAGATGGGTTTTTCTCTTCCACAAATGTTGGTGTCTCCCCCTACTAA